The Saccharomycodes ludwigii strain NBRC 1722 chromosome II, whole genome shotgun sequence genome window below encodes:
- the FPS1 gene encoding Fps1p (similar to Saccharomyces cerevisiae YLL043W | FPS1 | fdp1 Suppressor), producing the protein MVATPDGASVKSAAVRKRRAATFRYRPQGENDGSGYNSVVMASGVHTPAYTTGAHTPAYTTGAHTPMEASQAPSMQYPIAEIVPNTHFAVSDALSHHELADDLVNDEEEGGDGYQTPGGHYEQPSVVIKPKQIYQNPQTPTILPQGYAPVNLWSELKAKYLKEFLAEFLGTLVLVLLGDGVVAQTKLSQKGTVLSFESALADLKAQYNDTETDSFAAIAQLMATTLVTPSNAGDFVTIAITWGCAVMFGFYAAGGSAISGGHLNPGVTIANYFFRGFPLAKVPIYIFGQVLGGYLGALILFGTYLRPIRELFPDYKQNETVIGMFCTVPQSYLRTKDQVVSEFIGSAMLQLGIFSLCDPYTSTSAEMFPLMLNLLIVAVGSALGYQTAYALNMARDLGPRMALASVGVSVHLLFIAHSHYFWVPFIVTIIGCCFGALLYDLLIYQGHESPVNIPAIEHWYKFQRFCRKFSGNSSSLKDLESIENKNGSTEKKISDSEDDDDGIIDDGGYEGKGVSRHISNDSANSKSKKVHFKSTNTNRKLIPTVMED; encoded by the coding sequence atggtTGCTACTCCAGACGGCGCTTCAGTCAAATCAGCAGCAGTTAGAAAGAGAAGAGCTGCTACCTTTAGATATAGACCCCAAGGTGAGAATGATGGGTCTGGCTATAACAGTGTTGTTATGGCAAGTGGTGTTCATACTCCAGCTTACACAACTGGTGCTCATACCCCGGCTTATACTACTGGTGCTCATACTCCAATGGAAGCTTCTCAAGCACCCTCTATGCAATACCCTATAGCTGAAATCGTTCCTAATACTCATTTTGCAGTTAGTGATGCTTTGAGTCATCATGAACTAGCTGACGACCTCGTcaatgatgaagaagagggAGGCGATGGATATCAAACTCCAGGTGGACATTATGAGCAACCATCTGTGGTGATCAAACCAAAGCAAATATACCAGAACCCTCAAACTCCAACCATCTTACCACAAGGTTATGCACCAGTGAATTTATGGTCAGAATTAAAGGCCAAATACCTTAAGGAGTTTTTGGCTGAATTTCTTGGCACATTAGTTTTAGTCTTACTCGGTGATGGTGTGGTTGCCCAAACTAAACTATCCCAAAAGGGTACTGTTCTTTCGTTTGAATCAGCGTTAGCCGATTTGAAAGCACAATATAATGATACTGAAACCGACTCTTTTGCTGCTATTGCTCAACTAATGGCCACGACTTTGGTTACTCCTTCTAATGCAGGTGATTTCGTTACCATTGCTATAACCTGGGGTTGCGCAGTTATGTTTGGATTTTATGCAGCTGGGGGTTCCGCCATTTCTGGTGGACATCTAAATCCTGGTGTTACCATtgcaaattatttttttagagGATTTCCCTTGGCAAAAGTTCCTATTTATATCTTTGGTCAAGTTTTAGGTGGTTATTTAGGTGCGCTAATTCTTTTTGGTACTTATTTGCGTCCAATAAGGGAGCTTTTCCCAGATTACAAGCAGAACGAGACTGTTATTGGTATGTTTTGTACTGTTCCTCAATCTTATTTGCGTACCAAAGATCAAGTTGTGAGTGAATTTATTGGTAGTGCTATGTTACAATTAGGTATTTTCTCATTATGTGACCCATATACTAGTACAAGTGCAGAAATGTTTCCCTTAATGTTAAATCTTTTGATCGTTGCCGTTGGTTCTGCATTAGGTTACCAAACCGCTTATGCCTTGAACATGGCAAGAGATTTGGGTCCACGTATGGCTTTGGCATCTGTTGGTGTTTCCgttcatttattatttattgccCACAGTCATTATTTCTGGGTTCCATTTATTGTCACCATTATTGGTTGTTGTTTCGGTGCCTTGCTGTATGATTTACTAATATATCAAGGTCATGAATCACCAGTTAATATTCCTGCTATTGAACATTGGTATAAATTTCAAAGATTTTGCAGGAAATTTAGCGGCAATAGTTCTagtttaaaagatttggaaagtattgaaaataagaaTGGTAGTAccgaaaagaaaattagtGATTCTGaagatgacgatgatgGAATTATCGACGATGGAGGATATGAGGGTAAAGGTGTTTCTAGACACATTTCTAATGACAGTGCTAACAGTAAATCTAAGAAAGTTCATTTTAAGTCGACCAATACTAATAGAAAACTAATTCCAACTGTAATGGAAGACTGA
- the GOS1 gene encoding Gos1p (similar to Saccharomyces cerevisiae YHL031C | GOS1 | GOlgi Snare), whose protein sequence is MSSFATVRSQIISLESNSQELLTKYSSYAQATSSTKSTSESKLDEQIESNFNDRSKIIENLTRLVDNTSSKLAQLQHHRENLAESQKQFFALRSCIQQERNKLNLLANIKKDILQDQENAQSQNNNTNEDDYINEESRKIEQTHGVVDNLIQQAWETREQFMTQRRVLQNAQTKMFGVLGRIPGVNTLIGKINTRRKKNAIILASLITFCILLLFFTY, encoded by the coding sequence ATGTCTTCGTTTGCTACTGTTCGTTCACAGATCATATCATTGGAAAGTAACTCGCAAGAATTATTAACTAAGTATAGTTCATATGCACAAGCCACAAGTTCTACAAAAAGTACTAGTGAATCCAAATTAGATGAACAAATTGAAAGTAATTTTAATGACAGAAGCAAAATTATAGAGAATTTGACCAGATTGGTAGACAACACATCTTCTAAATTAGCTCAGTTACAACATCATAGAGAAAATTTGGCTGAATctcaaaaacaattttttgcGTTGAGAAGTTGTATCCAAcaagaaagaaacaaaCTAAATCTATTggcaaatataaaaaaagatatctTGCAGGATCAAGAAAACGCACAAtcacaaaataataacaccaatGAAGACGATTATATAAATGAAGAAAGTCGCAAAATTGAACAAACACATGGGGTTGTCGATAATTTGATCCAGCAAGCTTGGGAAACCAGAGAACAGTTTATGACACAAAGAAGAGTGTTACAGAATGCACAGACAAAAATGTTTGGAGTGTTAGGTCGCATTCCAGGTGTAAATACTCTTATTGGCAAAATTAATACtagaagaaagaaaaacgCTATCATTTTAGCTTCGCTAATCACTTTTTGTATAttgcttttgtttttcacgTACTAG
- the YIP4 gene encoding Yip4p (similar to Saccharomyces cerevisiae YGL198W | YIP4 | Ypt-Interacting Protein), with translation MASTNYSTNFDIEPDTVISTLPAQSNISNTTSLTFQRGTLDESIWETIKRDLLNINNRLKQVIYPSCINNRLATTDTAIDNNSDLWAPLLFILIYSSITTKESSFSTLFVITWGLSLLIGLHLKNSCATTSANLTTPNNILNKKSILLNNVSVFGYCLFPIMLSSIFIIYLLPLILKALPSSSIILIHVLDLVVKLISCFIMTYWSYSSLLFCIKNSNASINYEFDFIAKYPVFISYLLLSWFVIANI, from the coding sequence ATGGCAAGCACTAATTATAGTACCAATTTTGACATTGAACCAGATACTGTCATCTCTACTTTACCGGCACAAAGTAACATTAGCAATACAACTTCTTTAACATTTCAACGAGGCACGCTAGATGAATCTATTTGGGAAACTATTAAAAGGGATTTACTCAATATCAATAACAGATTAAAACAAGTCATATATCCAAGCTGTATAAATAATCGTTTGGCTACTACTGACACCGCCATAGATAATAATTCCGATTTATGGGCTCCtttgctttttattttgatttatagTTCTATCACTACTAAAGAAAGCTCCTTTTCCACTTTATTTGTAATTACTTGGGGATTATCCCTTTTGATAGGTTTACACTTAAAGAATAGTTGTGCTACTACCTCTGCTAATTTAACCACCcccaataatattttaaataaaaaatcaatattgTTGAATAATGTTTCCGTGTTCGGATATTGTTTGTTCCCTATCATGCTGTCcagtatatttattatatatcttttaCCACTTATTTTGAAAGCTTTACCATCTTCTTCAATTATTCTTATACATGTCCTGGATTTAGTAGTCAAATTGATTTCCTGTTTTATTATGACATATTGGTCTTATTCTAGtctattattttgtattaaaaacaGCAATGCATCTATTAATTATGAATTTGATTTCATTGCCAAATATCctgtttttattagttatttgttattgaGCTGGTTTGTAATTGCTAATATTTAA
- a CDS encoding uncharacterized protein (similar to Saccharomyces cerevisiae YNL268W | LYP1 | LYsine-specific Permease), translated as MQSLIDILHSNTNGESEDIQDKKNYTVQAAEELTVSSSLTTSQEQQDHSNNKKKVNELNRSLTARQVSMISIAGSIGSGLYLSSGKSLANGGPLSLLLGYSIIGGLVYVTLLSLGEMSTLYPVSGSFCSFARRFGSESLGFAILTNYTFNDMVSVASDLTALGIIIEYWNEHFHYWIAGLIVWGGLLFLNIFHVRFYGEMEYWLAILKVITIVIFFIISIVVNAGHNSMHKYIGFQYWSHGDAPFVDGFKGFVTVFVSAAFSYGGTESLTLTAGEAKNPVRNTPKVIKTVFWRIVIFYVFSMFFIGMNVPYDYPNLSTKTVMTSPFTIVFQQVGAKSAGSFMNAVIMTSLISAGNHALFAGSRLLYTLATDGYFPKIFAYRSKHKVPVVSVFCVWACGGLCFGSSFIGAGTLWSWLQNLVGVSNQLSWLCILITSVRFRQGLKKQGKEDYLKFKNWTYPYGVYFAILLSVIIILIQGWSSFAPWNTSDFFSYYIELFIFPTTYLIWFVIKRDKWVSSEEMDFEADLYVQTEEELLLNHQLDNLHGWPKMRQYISDYFV; from the coding sequence ATGCAGTCTCTGATTGATATCTTGCACAGTAACACCAATGGAGAAAGCGAGGATATtcaagataaaaaaaattataccGTACAAGCTGCGGAAGAACTAACagtatcatcatcattaacTACTTCCCAAGAACAACAGGATCAttcaaataacaaaaaaaaagtaaatgaGCTAAACAGATCATTAACAGCTCGTCAGGTAAGTATGATATCTATAGCTGGCTCCATTGGTTCAGGGTTGTATTTATCTAGTGGCAAATCATTAGCCAACGGAGGGccattatctttattattaggtTATTCAATAATTGGTGGCTTGGTTTACGTCACGTTGTTGTCATTGGGCGAAATGTCTACTTTATACCCCGTTTCTGGTTCCTTTTGCTCATTTGCACGTAGATTTGGTTCTGAGTCTTTAGGCTTTGCCATTTTGACAAATTATACATTTAACGACATGGTTAGTGTGGCTAGTGATTTGACCGCTTTGGGTATCATAATAGAATATTGGAATGAACATTTCCATTACTGGATTGCTGGACTAATTGTTTGGGGTggtttgttatttttgaacaTTTTCCATGTAAGATTTTATGGCGAAATGGAATATTGGTTGGCTATATTGAAAGTAATCACCATtgtaattttctttataatcAGTATTGTGGTTAATGCAGGCCACAATTCCATgcataaatatattggtTTTCAATACTGGTCCCACGGCGATGCACCATTTGTTGATGGATTCAAAGGTTTTGTCACTGTTTTTGTATCTGCAGCATTCTCCTATGGTGGTACCGAGTCTTTGACTTTAACTGCGGGTGAAGCTAAAAATCCAGTTAGAAACACCCCTAAAGTTATCAAAACTGTATTTTGGagaattgttattttttatgttttcaGTATGTTTTTCATTGGTATGAATGTTCCGTACGATTATCCCAATCTTTCCACTAAAACAGTGATGACCTCTCCATTCACTATTGTTTTTCAACAAGTCGGTGCAAAATCCGCCGGATCTTTTATGAATGCCGTCATTATGACCTCCTTGATCTCTGCTGGCAACCACGCCCTATTTGCCGGCTCTCGTTTACTATACACTTTGGCTACTGACGGATATTTCCCCAAGATTTTCGCTTATAGAAGTAAACATAAAGTTCCAGTTGTCTCCGTTTTCTGTGTTTGGGCGTGTGGTGGTTTGTGTTTTGGTTCATCTTTTATTGGTGCTGGTACTTTATGGTCATGGTTGCAAAATTTGGTTGGCGTTTCAAATCAATTATCTTGGTTATGCATATTGATCACCTCCGTGCGTTTTAGACAGGGTTTGAAAAAACAAGGTAAGGAAgattatttgaaatttaaaaattggaCTTATCCCTATGGTGTGTATTTTGCCATATTACTCTCtgtaataattattttgattcAAGGATGGAGTTCTTTTGCCCCTTGGAATACCTCGGATTTTTTCAGTTACTATATagaattgtttattttcccAACAACTTATCTGATTTggtttgttattaaaagagaTAAATGGGTATCCAGTGAAGAAATGGATTTTGAAGCCGATTTGTATGTACAGACTGAGgaagaattattattaaatcatCAATTGGATAATTTGCATGGTTGGCCCAAAATGAGACAATATATTTCagattattttgtttga
- the EMP24 gene encoding Emp24p (similar to Saccharomyces cerevisiae YGL200C | EMP24 | EndoMembrane Protein), translated as MAFPIKQFVTYLTFSLLLLTHLVSAHTVLLPSRGRRCFYENLSKGDELSVSFQFGDRSPTSTEQQKGDLIVYGSLRNEVLKNLRDVSHGEVTLDAPYTGKFQYCFLNDRYAIDTKDVTFNVYGVVYVDLDDPNANTLDSAVRKLSKLTTEVKNEQSYIVIRERTHRNTAESTNDRVKWWSIFQVFVVIFNSLFQIYYLKRFFEVTSFV; from the coding sequence ATGGCGTTCCCAATCAAACAATTTGTAACTTATTTAACGTTTTCCTTATTGCTATTAACCCATTTGGTCTCTGCTCACacagtattattaccatcAAGAGGACGTAGATGTTTTTATGAAAATTTGAGTAAGGGTGATGAGCTATCTGTCTCCTTTCAATTTGGTGATAGATCACCTACTTCTACTGAGCAACAAAAGGGTGatttaattgtttatgGCTCCTTAAGAAatgaagttttaaaaaatttacggGATGTTTCTCACGGCGAGGTCACATTGGATGCCCCATATACCGGGAAATTCCagtattgttttttaaatgatagATATGCTATCGATACTAAAGATGTTACCTTCAATGTGTATGGCGTTGTTTATGTTGATTTAGATGATCCAAATGCAAATACTTTGGATAGTGCCGTTAGAAAATTAAGTAAATTAACCACTGAGGttaaaaatgaacaaaGTTATATTGTCATAAGAGAAAGAACCCATAGAAATACTGCCGAATCTACCAATGATAGGGTTAAGTGGTGGAGTATTTTCCAAGTATTTGTTGTgattttcaattctttatttcagatatattatttgaagaGATTCTTTGAGGTTACGTCCTTTGTTTAA
- the GLC7 gene encoding type 1 serine/threonine-protein phosphatase catalytic subunit GLC7 (similar to Saccharomyces cerevisiae YER133W | GLC7 | GLyCogen), translating into METPAVDVDNIIDRLLEVRGSKPGQQVDLEEHEIRYLCSKARSIFIKQPILLELEAPIKICGDIHGQYYDLLRLFEYGGFPPEANYLFLGDYVDRGKQSLETICLLLAYKIKYPENFFILRGNHECASINRIYGFYDECKRRYNIKLWKTFTDCFNCLPIAAIIDEKIFCMHGGLSPDLNAMEQIRRVMRPTDVPDVGLLCDLLWSDPDKDIIGWSENDRGVSFTFGPDVVSRFLQKHDLELICRAHQVVEDGYEFFSKRQLVTLFSAPNYCGEFDNAGAMMSVDESLLCSFQILKPAPKAGSKGGASRKKK; encoded by the exons ATGGAAACACCGGCAGTTGATGTTGATAACATTATTGACAGATTATTAGAAGTCAGGGGTTCTAAACCTGGTCAACAAGTTGATTTAGAAGAACATGAAATAAGATACTTGTGCTCCAAAGCCAgatctatttttatcaagCAACCCATTTTATTGGAACTAGAGGCTCCTATTAAG ATTTGCGGTGATATACATGGTCAatattatgatttattGCGTTTATTTGAATATGGTGGCTTTCCTCCAGAGGCTAATTATCTGTTTTTGGGTGATTATGTTGATAGAGGTAAGCAATCTTTGGAAACAATTTGTTTACTGCTAGCttataaaatcaaatatccagaaaatttttttattttaagaGGTAATCATGAGTGTGCATCTATTAATAGAATTTATGGGTTTTATGATGAGTGTAAGAGACGTTATAACATTAAGCTATGGAAGACATTTACAGATTGCTTCAACTGTTTACCAATCGCGGCTATTATTGATGAAAAGATTTTCTGTATGCATGGTGGGTTATCTCCAGACTTGAATGCTATGGAACAGATTAGAAGAGTTATGAGACCAACTGATGTTCCAGATGTCGGTTTGTTGTGCGATTTGTTGTGGAGTGATCCAGATAAGGATATTATTGGATGGAGTGAAAATGATAGAGGTGTTTCATTTACGTTTGGTCCTGATGTGGTGTCGCGTTTCTTACAAAAGCATGATTTGGAATTAATTTGTAGAGCACATCAAGTGGTGGAAGATGGTTATGAGTTTTTCTCAAAGAGACAATTGGTCACTTTATTTAGTGCACCCAACTATTGTGGTGAATTTGATAATGCAGGTGCCATGATGAGTGTCGATGAAAGTTTATTATGTTCatttcaaattttgaaaCCTGCACCAAAGGCGGGTAGCAAAGGCGGTGCTAGCaggaagaagaaatga
- the ATG10 gene encoding E2-like conjugating enzyme (similar to Saccharomyces cerevisiae YLL042C | ATG10 | AuTophaGy related), which produces MPITFTDYYQQLPKLRNFLRTHCNKIIYFNSYEELPHLNQQSFRAISNDLERHFNYPLDSIIDFQVKIIPINNGEVNISKEYILRGVIKYNEEYMQPCFIFRLTKEEEIGCGHSSKTIISTININEIYRVASKNGYEFPIMSDLVSLPFASDDYSIWEVVHSCDIDMVVNGNDDNIGEYLQRWCSVYIFKLFESFCFLSA; this is translated from the coding sequence ATGCCTATCACATTTACTGACTATTACCAACAATTACCAAAACTACGTAACTTTTTAAGAACACattgtaataaaatcatatatTTCAACTCATATGAAGAACTTCCACACTTGAATCAGCAAAGTTTTAGAGCTATCAGCAATGACTTGGAAAGACATTTTAATTATCCACTAGATTCTATAATTGATTTTCAAGTTAAGATCATACCCATTAATAATGGTGAGGTTAATATATCAAAAGAGTATATCTTACGTGGTGTAATTAAATACAATGAAGAATATATGCAACcatgttttatatttagattaacaaaagaagaagaaatagGATGTGGACATAGTAGCAAAACTATTATATCTACAATCAATATTAATGAGATATATAGGGTCGCATCTAAAAATGGATATGAATTTCCTATTATGTCGGATTTAGTTTCATTGCCATTTGCTTCAGATGATTATAGTATTTGGGAAGTTGTTCATTCATGCGATATTGATATGGTGGTTAATggtaatgatgataatattggTGAATATTTGCAAAGATGGTGCAGCGTATacatttttaaacttttcgaatctttttgttttctctCGGCTTAA